A window of Costertonia aggregata contains these coding sequences:
- a CDS encoding enoyl-CoA hydratase/isomerase family protein, translated as MSYKNIIVEEERAIATVTINRPNKLNALNKETIQELHDAFEDLESDRQIKVIILTGSGEKAFVAGADISEFADFSEKEGGKLAAKGQELLFNFVENLSTPVIAAVNGFALGGGLELAMACHFRIAGDNAKMGLPEVTLGVIPGYGGTQRLPQLVGKGRAMEMIMTGAMIDADTALRYGLVNHVVAQEELLPTCEKIAGRISKNSSVAIKHAIKAINAGFSSTDNGYEAEIAAFGRCFGTADFKEGTTAFLEKRKADFPGE; from the coding sequence ATGTCATATAAAAACATCATAGTAGAAGAAGAACGGGCCATAGCTACGGTAACCATTAATCGCCCTAATAAATTGAACGCTTTGAACAAAGAAACCATACAAGAGCTTCACGATGCCTTTGAGGATTTGGAGAGCGACAGGCAAATCAAGGTAATAATCCTGACCGGAAGCGGTGAGAAGGCTTTTGTGGCGGGAGCGGATATATCGGAATTTGCCGATTTTTCTGAAAAAGAAGGGGGCAAATTAGCGGCCAAGGGCCAAGAATTATTGTTCAATTTTGTAGAAAACTTGTCCACTCCGGTTATCGCTGCCGTAAATGGCTTTGCCTTGGGTGGTGGACTGGAGTTGGCAATGGCCTGCCACTTTAGGATAGCTGGGGATAATGCAAAAATGGGGCTACCAGAGGTTACCCTGGGCGTAATTCCCGGTTATGGGGGTACACAACGTTTGCCGCAGTTGGTAGGCAAGGGGCGTGCTATGGAAATGATCATGACGGGCGCTATGATAGATGCCGACACGGCACTTCGTTACGGTCTGGTAAATCATGTGGTGGCCCAAGAGGAATTGTTGCCCACTTGCGAGAAAATCGCAGGTAGAATATCGAAAAATTCCTCTGTTGCCATAAAACATGCAATAAAAGCGATAAATGCTGGTTTTAGTTCTACCGATAATGGTTACGAAGCGGAAATAGCAGCATTTGGACGCTGTTTTGGAACGGCCGATTTTAAGGAAGGTACTACTGCATTCCTGGAAAAAAGAAAAGCCGATTTCCCCGGGGAATAG
- a CDS encoding sensor histidine kinase — MIFLVVISSILIAVVLVYQYQEQTTDYHQDRLERKEEQIKRSIEYTLKGTTYPVTTENLGLIFSYRDEIYKIADIQNVPFNIYDLQGQLIKSSRPRFETDSTTICLDAEVLNNLSVSPDKRYVEENSIAGDNYRALYTYLTNEKFKPIGILNLPYFEDNSFLDMELKEILMRLGGVYFLMLLIAIGLAYFISRYITRSLQTVSDMLNQTDLTKRNEKIFIEDPSEEIEKLIDSYNAMIDELELSAVKLARSEREQAWREMAKQVAHEIKNPLTPMRLSVQSFERKFNPDDPEINEKVKEYSRTLIQQIDTMSSIASAFSSFAEMPAQQNETLNVVKIVKLALDIFNEDYIHFISDEDEIIVKLDRTQLIRVVTNLVKNAIQALPDVKSPRILVSVSKEGNHVKISVADNGVGIADEFKDKIFEPKFTTKTSGMGLGLGMVKNIVETYKGSITFTSQPQKGTVFTVRFPQELS; from the coding sequence ATGATTTTTTTGGTGGTCATTTCATCTATTTTGATAGCCGTGGTTTTGGTTTATCAGTACCAAGAACAAACAACGGACTATCATCAAGACCGTTTGGAGCGTAAAGAAGAGCAAATAAAGCGCAGTATAGAGTATACTTTGAAGGGCACGACATACCCAGTCACTACCGAAAACCTAGGTCTTATTTTTAGTTACAGGGATGAAATCTACAAAATAGCCGACATACAGAACGTTCCGTTCAATATTTATGACCTACAAGGCCAATTGATCAAAAGCTCCCGGCCAAGATTCGAGACCGATTCAACTACCATTTGTCTGGATGCCGAAGTATTGAACAATCTCTCCGTAAGTCCCGATAAACGCTATGTAGAGGAAAATTCGATTGCCGGTGACAATTACAGGGCATTGTATACATACCTGACAAACGAAAAATTTAAACCGATAGGTATATTAAATCTCCCCTATTTCGAGGACAACTCCTTTTTGGATATGGAGCTCAAAGAGATTTTAATGCGCTTGGGCGGAGTATATTTCTTGATGCTTTTGATTGCCATAGGCTTGGCATATTTCATATCAAGATATATTACACGTTCATTGCAAACGGTTTCCGATATGTTGAACCAAACCGATTTGACCAAACGCAACGAAAAAATATTTATCGAAGATCCAAGTGAGGAAATTGAAAAGTTGATAGATTCCTATAACGCAATGATAGATGAGCTTGAACTCAGTGCGGTTAAACTGGCGAGAAGCGAGCGTGAACAGGCCTGGCGCGAAATGGCCAAACAAGTGGCCCATGAGATAAAAAACCCTTTAACGCCTATGCGCTTGAGCGTACAAAGCTTTGAACGTAAGTTTAATCCCGATGACCCCGAAATCAATGAAAAGGTAAAGGAATATTCCCGAACACTCATTCAGCAGATCGATACCATGAGCAGTATAGCATCGGCTTTTTCCAGTTTTGCCGAAATGCCCGCCCAGCAGAATGAAACCCTAAATGTGGTCAAAATCGTAAAGTTGGCTTTGGATATCTTTAATGAAGATTATATTCATTTTATATCGGACGAAGATGAAATCATTGTCAAACTAGATCGTACCCAGCTTATTCGTGTAGTGACCAACTTGGTCAAAAATGCCATTCAAGCCCTTCCCGATGTAAAATCGCCCCGAATTTTGGTTTCGGTCTCCAAAGAAGGGAACCATGTAAAAATATCGGTCGCCGACAATGGTGTGGGAATAGCCGATGAGTTCAAGGACAAAATATTCGAGCCAAAATTCACGACCAAAACCAGTGGCATGGGCCTTGGTTTGGGCATGGTAAAAAATATAGTGGAGACGTACAAAGGTAGTATTACGTTCACGTCACAACCCCAAAAAGGAACTGTTTTTACGGTAAGGTTCCCTCAAGAATTATCATAA
- a CDS encoding CopD family protein, which yields MEEYYYYIKSLHLIFVITWFAGLFYIPRLFIYHIEASKKPSPDREILTKQLQLMAKRLWYIITWPSAVLATFFAIWLLILNPVFLKMPWMHVKLGFVVLLILYHLRNHIIFKQLQRDEVKYTANYMRIWNEGSTIILFAVVFLVILKSAINWVFGVVGILVLGVLLMLGIKFYKSIRSKNPEA from the coding sequence ATGGAAGAATATTACTATTACATAAAATCGTTGCACTTAATTTTTGTGATTACATGGTTTGCGGGTCTGTTTTACATACCGAGACTGTTCATTTATCATATTGAGGCATCAAAAAAACCATCGCCCGATAGGGAGATTCTGACCAAGCAATTACAGTTGATGGCCAAAAGATTGTGGTATATCATAACATGGCCGTCCGCAGTATTGGCAACTTTTTTTGCCATTTGGTTGCTCATTCTTAACCCCGTGTTTTTAAAAATGCCTTGGATGCATGTAAAATTAGGTTTCGTGGTTCTTTTGATACTGTATCATTTGAGAAATCATATTATTTTTAAGCAACTGCAACGGGATGAGGTAAAATACACTGCCAACTACATGCGCATCTGGAACGAGGGCTCTACCATCATTTTATTTGCGGTGGTGTTCTTGGTCATTTTAAAAAGTGCTATAAACTGGGTTTTTGGCGTTGTGGGTATACTGGTTTTAGGTGTTCTTTTAATGTTGGGCATAAAATTCTACAAAAGCATACGAAGTAAGAATCCGGAGGCTTGA
- a CDS encoding VPS10 domain-containing protein — MKKLLATACLSMLAFLLSQPFGYGQGRRKNKTTVTSQYPSELYSSLEYRSIGPYRGGRSAAVTGVPGEPNLFYFGAAGGGVWKTTDGGRTWENISDGYFGGSIGAVEVAKSDPNVIYVGGGEKTLRGNVSSGYGIWKTEDAGKTWAFAGLKNSRHVPRIRIHPTDHNVIYAAVLGNIYKPTQERGIYKSTDGGKTWDKKLFVNDQSGFVDLTLDPNNPRILYASSWRAQRTPYSLSSGGAGSALWKSTDSGETWSEISKNEGFPKDTLGIIGVTVSPKNSDRVWAIVENKEKGGLYRSDDGGKKWMRINEERKLRQRAWYYTRAYADTEDEDVVYVLNVRYHKSTDGGKTFNTFNAPHGDHHDLWISPENSQRMIIGDDGGAQITYDGGETWSTYYNQPTAQFYRVTTDNAFPYRIYVAQQDNSTIRVNHRSDGAGISEEDWEETAGGESAHIAVDPTDNDIVYGGSYGGFLTRVNHKTNTVRGINVWPDNPMGYGAEGMKYRFQWNFPIIFSKHDPKKLYTFSNHVHRSTNEGQSWELLSDDLTRNDPTKLVSSGGPITQDNTGVEYYCTIFAANESPLKEGLLWVGSDDGLIHVTKDGGQTWENVTPNGMPEWNMINSIEPSAFDEGTCYVAATRYKLGDFRPYLYKTTDYGKTWKKITNGINNEHFTRVVREDPKRKGLLYAGTETGMYISFDDGANWSSFQLNLPIVPITDLAVKDNNLVVATQGRSVWIIDDLTVLHQLENSNVAMKLFKPKDSYRTKGSARKTPSKTEGQNHPNGVVTHFYLKNYNKEKDAVQLTYLTMKGDTLANFSNHSKDKKRILDKSTLKKGGNTHVWDTRGKGAEKLDGMILWWANLNGAKAVPGTYQVALNVNGNEQKQEFKIIPDPRAEVSVADMQKQYDFVTDVNATVDKAHQSIKKIRNINAKLDAFTAQYKDNEQTKALVEKAKAMKERFGKVEKALYQTKNRSNQDPLNFPIRLTNKLGHLNSLVALDDFPPTNQDVAVKNELTGKINAQLKTFDKLISKEIEEFNNEFNTLKLEYLSVEE; from the coding sequence ATGAAAAAATTACTCGCTACCGCATGTTTAAGTATGCTGGCATTTTTACTTTCGCAACCTTTTGGATACGGCCAGGGCAGGCGAAAAAACAAGACCACTGTTACATCGCAATACCCATCCGAACTATATTCTAGCTTGGAGTACCGTTCAATAGGCCCCTATCGTGGAGGGCGTTCTGCGGCAGTAACAGGTGTGCCGGGAGAACCCAATCTTTTTTATTTTGGGGCCGCCGGAGGCGGTGTTTGGAAAACCACGGATGGTGGTCGTACTTGGGAAAATATTTCCGATGGTTACTTCGGGGGCAGTATTGGTGCCGTTGAGGTGGCTAAAAGTGACCCCAATGTCATCTATGTAGGTGGTGGCGAAAAAACATTACGTGGCAATGTGTCCAGCGGTTATGGCATCTGGAAGACCGAAGATGCCGGTAAAACATGGGCTTTCGCTGGATTAAAAAATAGTAGGCACGTTCCTAGAATACGCATACACCCCACTGACCATAATGTGATTTATGCAGCTGTTTTGGGGAATATTTACAAGCCTACCCAAGAACGTGGTATATATAAAAGTACCGATGGCGGTAAAACTTGGGACAAAAAGTTATTTGTCAACGACCAATCGGGTTTTGTTGATTTGACCTTAGACCCGAACAATCCCAGAATTTTATACGCTTCGTCGTGGCGAGCCCAAAGAACGCCATACAGCTTGAGTAGCGGTGGTGCCGGTTCCGCACTTTGGAAAAGTACGGATAGTGGAGAAACATGGTCAGAAATTTCCAAGAACGAAGGTTTCCCAAAAGATACTTTGGGAATTATAGGGGTTACCGTATCGCCAAAGAACTCGGATAGGGTTTGGGCCATTGTCGAGAACAAGGAGAAAGGCGGTTTGTACCGCTCAGATGACGGAGGGAAAAAATGGATGCGTATCAATGAAGAGCGTAAATTACGTCAACGGGCCTGGTACTACACCCGTGCATATGCCGATACAGAAGACGAGGATGTGGTATACGTACTGAACGTTCGCTACCACAAATCTACCGATGGTGGTAAAACCTTCAACACCTTTAACGCACCCCATGGAGACCATCATGATTTATGGATATCTCCCGAAAATAGCCAGCGAATGATTATCGGGGACGACGGTGGTGCACAGATCACTTATGATGGCGGCGAGACTTGGAGCACGTATTACAATCAACCTACGGCACAGTTTTATCGGGTGACCACCGACAATGCTTTTCCTTACCGAATTTACGTCGCACAACAGGATAACTCTACGATTAGAGTCAACCATCGTAGTGATGGTGCGGGAATTTCGGAAGAGGATTGGGAAGAAACCGCTGGTGGGGAAAGTGCCCATATTGCTGTTGATCCGACCGATAATGATATTGTATACGGGGGCAGTTATGGTGGATTTTTGACCCGTGTAAACCATAAAACCAATACGGTGCGTGGTATTAATGTTTGGCCAGACAATCCTATGGGCTACGGTGCCGAAGGAATGAAGTACCGGTTTCAATGGAATTTCCCCATTATTTTTAGCAAGCACGACCCAAAAAAGCTATACACATTTTCCAATCATGTGCATAGGTCAACGAACGAAGGACAAAGTTGGGAATTGTTGAGCGATGACCTAACAAGAAACGACCCCACAAAATTGGTTTCAAGCGGTGGCCCCATTACGCAGGATAATACCGGGGTTGAGTATTACTGTACCATTTTTGCCGCTAATGAGAGTCCGTTAAAAGAGGGACTGCTTTGGGTAGGGAGTGACGATGGTCTAATTCATGTGACCAAAGATGGTGGGCAAACCTGGGAGAACGTAACACCAAACGGAATGCCTGAATGGAACATGATAAACAGTATTGAGCCCTCCGCTTTTGACGAAGGCACGTGTTATGTTGCGGCAACCCGGTATAAGTTGGGCGATTTTCGACCTTATCTATATAAAACAACCGATTATGGTAAAACTTGGAAAAAAATAACGAATGGTATAAATAATGAACACTTTACTAGAGTAGTACGTGAAGACCCAAAACGTAAAGGCTTATTATACGCAGGTACAGAAACGGGGATGTATATTTCCTTTGATGACGGTGCCAATTGGAGTTCCTTTCAATTAAACCTGCCCATTGTCCCAATAACCGATTTGGCGGTCAAGGACAATAATTTGGTTGTGGCCACACAGGGTCGTAGCGTTTGGATTATTGATGATTTAACGGTTTTGCATCAACTGGAAAACAGTAATGTCGCCATGAAATTGTTCAAACCCAAAGATTCGTACAGAACAAAAGGAAGTGCCAGAAAAACACCATCCAAAACCGAAGGGCAAAACCATCCCAATGGTGTGGTGACCCACTTTTACTTGAAGAATTATAACAAAGAGAAAGATGCCGTACAATTAACTTATTTGACCATGAAGGGTGATACCTTGGCTAATTTTAGTAACCATAGCAAGGACAAGAAACGCATATTGGACAAATCCACATTAAAAAAAGGGGGCAATACCCACGTGTGGGATACCCGTGGCAAAGGGGCCGAAAAATTGGATGGTATGATTTTATGGTGGGCCAACCTCAATGGCGCCAAAGCAGTACCTGGAACATATCAAGTGGCGCTGAACGTAAATGGAAACGAACAAAAACAAGAGTTTAAAATAATCCCTGACCCTAGGGCCGAAGTATCTGTGGCCGATATGCAGAAACAATATGACTTTGTAACCGATGTAAATGCAACGGTGGACAAAGCGCATCAATCCATTAAAAAAATCAGAAACATAAATGCCAAGTTGGATGCTTTTACCGCACAGTATAAAGATAATGAACAGACAAAAGCCCTGGTAGAGAAGGCCAAAGCTATGAAAGAGAGGTTTGGTAAGGTCGAAAAAGCATTGTACCAGACCAAAAACCGGAGCAACCAAGACCCTTTGAATTTCCCGATACGGTTGACCAATAAATTGGGCCATTTGAACAGCCTGGTCGCGCTGGACGACTTTCCGCCAACGAATCAAGATGTAGCTGTAAAAAACGAACTCACGGGAAAAATCAATGCGCAATTAAAGACGTTTGATAAATTGATTTCAAAGGAAATCGAGGAATTCAATAACGAGTTCAATACGTTGAAACTAGAATATTTAAGTGTAGAAGAGTAA
- a CDS encoding carboxypeptidase-like regulatory domain-containing protein, whose translation MSYIITIPKPCHENWNEMTPTQKGAFCKSCAKEVMDFTHTGPYALAKKIQQGENICGRFKPEQLNTPLPSITQNQWKRNAIALGFTSLLAVSSPLAAQEQPTIPTPVHQPERPIVMGRIAVQPQISDVVTITGKVLERDTPLPGASVVLKDSKIGVKTDMDGNFSIIMPTSGLNKKSVLLISYLGFEQKEVNVNSKTKYIEITLEEQYEILGEIAIIEYKNPNIITKAKNLFQKKNRKE comes from the coding sequence ATGAGCTATATAATCACCATTCCCAAGCCCTGTCACGAAAACTGGAATGAAATGACACCCACCCAAAAAGGGGCGTTTTGTAAAAGCTGTGCCAAAGAAGTGATGGACTTTACCCATACGGGGCCCTACGCCCTCGCCAAAAAAATTCAACAGGGCGAAAACATCTGTGGGCGTTTTAAGCCCGAACAGTTAAACACGCCGTTACCATCAATTACCCAAAACCAATGGAAGCGCAACGCCATTGCCCTTGGGTTTACTTCTTTATTGGCGGTTAGCTCACCTTTGGCAGCCCAAGAGCAACCCACCATACCCACACCCGTACATCAACCCGAAAGGCCGATTGTTATGGGCAGGATTGCCGTTCAACCTCAAATATCGGATGTTGTGACCATTACCGGTAAAGTGTTGGAAAGGGATACACCGCTTCCGGGCGCTTCGGTCGTTTTAAAAGACTCCAAAATAGGCGTAAAAACCGATATGGACGGAAACTTTTCAATCATTATGCCCACCAGTGGGCTGAATAAAAAATCAGTTTTACTAATATCTTATCTTGGCTTTGAACAAAAAGAAGTCAATGTAAATTCAAAAACCAAGTATATTGAAATAACCCTTGAGGAACAGTATGAAATTTTGGGTGAAATAGCTATCATAGAATATAAAAATCCCAATATCATCACAAAAGCCAAGAATTTGTTCCAAAAGAAAAATAGAAAAGAGTAA
- a CDS encoding Ig-like domain-containing protein: protein MIATKRLTFLIILIIISYCAEATAQKSAPVAVADTYNTAINYTLNVNAVNGLLANDTDSNGTAGLTVGTTPVSGPSSGSLTLNTDGSFIYIPNSGFVGTDTFEYRVCDDGTPNPIVSQFDFDTATLTNATVGPNATSINANAVQTACGIRIGTGAGGSTGLDFVVPNTGGIFDFTSFRLNIEYRDQESTADIITGGNIRLYHISGNSLGIRINVIDGITGVSTAYTQTLGNFLSGNVPYSVEYDEVSGNIIYDANGTVTTFSVAPPNSPLDTALSSNLTLGRFMDNSGSANPSLCLVAITDTSKLCDTGTVDLDILATIITNRRITYRVRPN, encoded by the coding sequence ATGATCGCTACAAAGCGTTTGACTTTTCTGATTATTTTAATCATAATTAGCTACTGTGCCGAAGCAACCGCACAAAAATCTGCGCCGGTGGCTGTGGCCGACACCTACAATACCGCAATAAACTACACGTTGAACGTTAACGCTGTAAATGGACTTTTAGCAAACGATACCGATAGTAACGGGACTGCAGGTCTTACCGTGGGCACAACTCCCGTAAGTGGACCAAGTTCGGGCAGCTTGACCCTAAATACAGATGGTAGTTTTATATATATCCCGAATTCTGGATTCGTGGGAACCGACACCTTTGAATACAGGGTTTGTGACGATGGCACACCTAACCCCATAGTGTCTCAATTTGACTTTGATACGGCAACACTAACCAACGCTACGGTAGGGCCCAATGCCACATCGATAAACGCCAATGCCGTACAAACGGCCTGTGGTATTCGTATTGGCACTGGTGCTGGGGGTAGTACCGGGCTAGATTTTGTAGTTCCCAATACAGGCGGCATTTTTGATTTTACGAGCTTTAGATTAAATATTGAATACCGGGATCAAGAAAGCACGGCAGACATCATTACGGGAGGAAATATACGATTGTACCATATTAGTGGGAATTCTTTGGGTATACGCATCAACGTTATTGATGGGATAACGGGCGTATCAACAGCATATACACAAACACTGGGAAATTTTTTAAGTGGCAATGTACCTTATTCGGTAGAATACGATGAAGTGTCCGGAAACATTATCTATGATGCCAACGGTACAGTAACCACATTTAGCGTGGCACCCCCAAATTCTCCTTTGGATACGGCTCTTTCGAGCAATCTTACGTTAGGTAGGTTTATGGATAACAGTGGCTCTGCAAACCCGTCACTTTGTTTGGTAGCCATTACAGATACCAGCAAATTGTGCGACACCGGCACGGTAGACCTTGATATATTGGCCACGATTATTACCAATAGAAGAATTACCTATCGTGTTAGGCCTAATTAG
- a CDS encoding S41 family peptidase — protein MSKLFKLLSVFLVMSSVSCIGVKKHNTQVAAAHTPEELREDVAYTYKKFKQLHPNLYQYVSESELDRKFDSLKASLKEPMNGEEFYKVLSPVVSEIRQGHISTSFPKKRFTKKERKARKNLKLDFYELDFEYIDKDIYISRTGKKDSVLIGSRVLEVDKKPISTIIDAYRKTFSSDGYNTTFENNYIALRFGRLYAKHSGPLDSVSLKLQNKDSIYTKWFKRYDKTKTDTDVTAKSDSLKPEKIKLTRAEKQAKRLELKQTKKKNKKYGYVKSRDRFNRNFKFLDAAAEVGYFKIRSWTTGKYKEFYEESFTKLDSANAKYLVLDLRDNTGGRLAEIREFYKYLVDDEFQFVEAAYTKTRLPYLKNYYSGNPDIVSVLAQSLSVPILFTHNILKSSKKDGKLRFNYSYAKKTKPSPLNFKGKIYVLINGNSFSASSILSTNLKASNRAVFVGEETGGACNGTVAGFYKLITLPNTKVRVRFGLMQIQTPQKWQEPDGYGIKPDIVITPNAEDRFSGKDAEIAWVLEDIRAN, from the coding sequence ATGTCCAAACTATTTAAGTTGCTATCGGTTTTTCTTGTAATGTCAAGTGTCTCGTGTATCGGAGTCAAAAAACACAATACTCAAGTTGCAGCCGCTCACACCCCTGAGGAATTGCGGGAAGATGTTGCGTATACCTATAAAAAGTTCAAGCAACTGCATCCAAACCTTTATCAATATGTCTCTGAAAGTGAACTCGATAGAAAATTCGATAGTTTAAAAGCATCACTTAAAGAGCCTATGAACGGAGAAGAGTTCTATAAAGTCCTTTCCCCGGTCGTATCGGAAATTAGGCAAGGTCACATTTCCACCAGTTTTCCCAAAAAAAGATTTACAAAAAAGGAACGCAAAGCCAGAAAAAACTTAAAGTTGGATTTTTATGAATTGGATTTTGAATATATTGACAAGGACATCTATATATCAAGAACGGGCAAAAAAGATTCGGTTTTGATTGGGAGCAGAGTACTGGAGGTAGATAAAAAACCGATAAGTACAATTATTGATGCATATAGGAAAACCTTTTCTTCCGACGGATACAATACAACTTTTGAAAATAACTATATCGCCTTACGCTTTGGAAGATTATATGCAAAACACAGTGGACCTTTGGATAGTGTTTCGCTAAAACTGCAAAATAAGGACTCTATATATACCAAATGGTTTAAACGTTATGATAAAACTAAGACAGATACTGATGTCACGGCAAAGTCCGATAGCCTAAAGCCTGAGAAAATAAAATTGACCCGGGCCGAAAAGCAGGCAAAGCGATTGGAATTGAAGCAAACAAAGAAAAAAAATAAAAAATACGGCTATGTAAAATCCCGCGATCGGTTCAACCGTAATTTCAAATTTTTGGATGCTGCCGCAGAAGTGGGATACTTTAAAATACGTAGTTGGACTACCGGCAAATACAAAGAATTTTATGAGGAAAGCTTTACAAAACTAGATTCCGCTAATGCTAAATATCTGGTTTTGGACTTACGTGACAATACAGGGGGCAGACTTGCCGAAATACGTGAATTCTATAAATATCTGGTAGATGATGAGTTTCAGTTTGTAGAAGCGGCCTATACCAAAACCCGTTTGCCATATCTAAAGAATTATTATAGCGGTAACCCCGATATTGTCTCTGTTTTGGCACAAAGTCTATCAGTACCGATACTTTTTACCCATAACATATTGAAATCAAGTAAAAAAGATGGAAAGCTTAGATTCAACTATTCGTATGCTAAAAAAACAAAACCATCTCCCCTAAATTTCAAGGGGAAAATATATGTGTTGATCAATGGGAATTCTTTTTCGGCATCATCCATATTATCCACAAATCTCAAGGCCAGCAATAGGGCCGTTTTTGTGGGCGAGGAAACCGGCGGAGCCTGTAACGGCACGGTTGCAGGATTCTATAAGTTGATTACACTGCCAAATACCAAAGTGAGAGTACGTTTTGGGCTCATGCAGATACAAACGCCTCAAAAATGGCAAGAGCCAGATGGTTATGGCATTAAACCCGATATCGTTATTACGCCAAATGCTGAAGATAGGTTTTCAGGAAAAGACGCTGAAATAGCTTGGGTTTTGGAAGATATTAGGGCTAATTAG
- a CDS encoding MATE family efflux transporter, translating to MAKISSEELGTLPIGKLLIKQSIPASIGVLVMSLNVLVDSVFVGNWIGPLAIAAISVVLPVTFFVAALGMAIGVGGASIISRALGAEKVQKAKQTFGNQITLTVLVTTIMVLLGLSFADTLIPAFGGKGEIFDFAKEFYTVVFYGVPFLALTMMGNIVIRSEGKPKYAMIAMIIPSVANLTMDYFFIYVFDWGMEGAAWATTVSYMISFVYLIYIFRTGRSELHIDRTHLRLRLPLLKEITSLGSVTLARQAMISLVVLILNNILFDLGGEALVAVYAIIGRILMFALFPVYGIAQGFLPIAGYNYGAEKYARVKESIYKAILYASILGTMVYLGLFLFPTEVASLFLSTKENLGANEVAINQYVLEHISTAMRWVFAATPVIAIPLMGGAYFQAIGKAVPAMLLTLSRQGFFFIPLVFVLPYFYGEIGVWTSFAIADVLATLVTAYYLRRELRKMLA from the coding sequence ATGGCAAAAATAAGCTCAGAAGAACTAGGTACATTGCCCATTGGCAAACTACTGATAAAGCAATCTATACCAGCTTCTATTGGGGTTTTGGTCATGTCCCTTAACGTACTTGTAGATTCTGTTTTTGTTGGAAATTGGATAGGCCCCCTGGCCATTGCAGCAATCAGTGTGGTACTTCCCGTTACATTTTTCGTCGCAGCTTTGGGTATGGCTATTGGTGTAGGTGGGGCAAGTATCATTTCAAGGGCTTTGGGTGCCGAAAAAGTACAAAAGGCCAAACAGACTTTTGGGAACCAGATTACACTTACCGTTTTAGTGACCACGATAATGGTTTTGTTGGGACTATCGTTCGCCGATACCCTTATTCCCGCTTTTGGGGGAAAAGGGGAAATTTTTGATTTTGCCAAGGAATTTTATACCGTAGTCTTTTATGGGGTGCCCTTTTTGGCCTTGACCATGATGGGGAACATTGTAATCAGATCCGAGGGCAAACCCAAATATGCTATGATCGCCATGATCATACCATCGGTGGCTAACCTTACCATGGACTATTTTTTTATTTATGTCTTTGATTGGGGTATGGAGGGTGCAGCGTGGGCCACCACCGTTTCATACATGATATCGTTTGTATATCTGATTTATATTTTTAGGACGGGCCGTTCAGAGCTGCATATTGATCGTACTCATTTAAGGTTGCGGTTGCCTTTATTAAAAGAAATAACATCTTTGGGATCGGTTACTTTGGCAAGACAGGCGATGATAAGTCTCGTAGTGTTGATTTTGAACAATATTTTATTCGATTTGGGAGGTGAGGCACTAGTTGCCGTATATGCGATTATAGGTCGCATATTGATGTTCGCACTTTTCCCTGTTTATGGTATAGCCCAAGGGTTTTTGCCCATTGCTGGCTATAATTACGGTGCAGAAAAATATGCTCGTGTAAAAGAAAGCATTTACAAGGCTATTTTGTATGCCTCGATTTTGGGAACAATGGTCTACCTAGGGCTTTTTCTTTTTCCCACAGAAGTCGCCTCTTTGTTCTTAAGCACAAAAGAAAATTTAGGGGCCAACGAAGTTGCCATCAATCAGTACGTGCTAGAGCATATATCTACCGCTATGCGATGGGTTTTCGCCGCAACACCAGTTATAGCGATACCTCTTATGGGTGGAGCTTATTTTCAAGCTATCGGCAAGGCTGTACCCGCTATGTTGCTGACGCTTTCAAGACAAGGCTTCTTTTTTATTCCCTTGGTATTTGTTTTGCCCTATTTTTATGGGGAAATCGGGGTATGGACCTCCTTTGCCATCGCAGACGTACTGGCTACTTTGGTTACGGCATATTACTTAAGAAGGGAGCTAAGGAAAATGCTGGCATAA